One genomic segment of Rhizobium gallicum bv. gallicum R602sp includes these proteins:
- a CDS encoding outer membrane protein assembly factor BamE — protein sequence MSLKKRYFKSDIKFFSSAAIAIMIASAGLTGCQTGTVLNGGYIVDEQSLNLVPEGSSREQVLLSLGTPSTTATFDTEVFYYISQRRTRSVAFQKLKVVDQSVLAIYFDKDGVVARRANYTLQDGRVFDTISRVTPTGGRELTFLQQVLAGGAGGAAKSLFGTPSGNPQNPASIR from the coding sequence ATGTCGTTGAAGAAACGGTATTTCAAGTCTGACATAAAATTCTTCAGCAGCGCAGCCATCGCCATCATGATTGCCTCAGCAGGCCTCACAGGTTGCCAAACGGGAACAGTGCTTAACGGCGGCTATATTGTCGACGAGCAATCCCTCAATCTCGTTCCGGAAGGCTCGAGCCGCGAACAGGTGCTTCTGTCGCTCGGCACGCCTTCGACGACGGCAACGTTCGACACCGAGGTCTTCTATTACATCTCGCAGAGGCGCACGCGCTCCGTCGCCTTCCAGAAACTGAAGGTCGTCGACCAGAGCGTGCTTGCGATCTACTTCGATAAGGACGGCGTCGTCGCGCGCCGCGCGAATTACACGCTCCAGGACGGCAGGGTCTTCGATACGATTTCGCGCGTGACCCCGACCGGCGGCCGCGAACTGACCTTCCTGCAGCAGGTTCTGGCAGGCGGCGCGGGCGGTGCAGCAAAGAGCCTGTTCGGAACGCCTTCAGGCAATCCGCAGAATCCTGCAAGTATCCGATAA
- a CDS encoding YceD family protein — protein MKHRKDDIPFSYLVKVGHISANPVEVHLKADEKERKALAQRWDVLSVDDLRADLQINRWKKDGVRVKGRVQAKIVQACVVTLDPVPADIDEQFEQIYVPENSKLARHPANDAGEMVLDPDGSDLPDTFVGDTIDAGEVVMEFAALAIDPYPRKKGVEFSGHIEDTGENDKKPSAFGVLKDWQKD, from the coding sequence ATGAAACATCGCAAAGACGACATTCCATTTTCTTACCTAGTCAAGGTCGGCCATATCTCCGCAAACCCTGTCGAAGTGCACCTCAAAGCGGACGAGAAAGAGCGCAAAGCGCTTGCCCAACGCTGGGATGTACTGTCCGTCGACGATCTGCGTGCGGACCTGCAGATTAATCGCTGGAAGAAGGATGGCGTCCGCGTGAAGGGCAGGGTGCAGGCAAAGATCGTTCAGGCCTGCGTGGTGACGCTCGACCCGGTACCTGCCGATATCGACGAGCAGTTCGAGCAGATCTACGTGCCCGAGAATTCGAAACTCGCCCGGCACCCGGCCAATGATGCCGGCGAAATGGTTCTCGATCCTGACGGATCGGACCTGCCTGACACCTTCGTTGGCGACACGATCGACGCGGGAGAAGTGGTGATGGAATTCGCCGCGCTGGCGATCGATCCCTATCCCCGCAAGAAGGGTGTCGAGTTCTCCGGCCATATCGAAGATACGGGTGAAAACGATAAGAAGCCTTCTGCCTTTGGGGTACTCAAGGATTGGCAGAAGGACTGA